The Belonocnema kinseyi isolate 2016_QV_RU_SX_M_011 chromosome 1, B_treatae_v1, whole genome shotgun sequence genomic interval TATCCAGTTCTTTAATCTGAGTACATTATTAAAAGCAAACATaaacattgttttcttttttataccaTGATGAAAACAAAATTCGTCTAtgaatggtaattttttaaacgatgagCATTTTAGTTCCTCCAAATTTATTACTTGTCtacttgtaattttttgtagtaaCTCCGTTTTTTTATGTCCTCTGGTCTACATTAGTTTGGCCGTTCGATCAATGTCACGTATATTGGCGTGAAGGAAATTCATTGGGACATCTCCTTCAAACCACTCAATACCGTGATGGTGACAACTAAGCCAGTTATTTTGTTATTGAGATTCATTCGTGAGATCACTAAATGAAAATGGTGGAGAAATAATCCAATGAGAAATGCAATAACGGTCCAGAAAAATCACAGCTACTTCTTTAGGAATAAATCGACCAGAATGGTCTCTAAATCCTTGTATGTCAATCACGTAGTCAACCATGATttcgtatatatattttttttgttagaatgtAGGAAAGAAAACCAACTTTTCACGAAGGACGCATACAGTATACTGTCTTTGAAGTATGTCAAGTCATTggcataattgattttttccccaCTCAAACGCTAAAGTCGACAATAATCTGTCTGGACGAGTCTATTTCTAGAACATTATCATATTCCGCATATACAAGACAATTAATAGTACTAGTCAAGGCGTCCTCGAATCGTACTTCAATTCTGAGACTACCATGTTTTACAAGATTCCAGTGAGAGTAACAGTTTGCTGAGAGATCAGGTGTAAGATCAAAGGCGAACAGACAGTTTCCTGCAGGATAATTCTCTCTATCAATATTATTTCCTTCGTTCAGAAAATGGATACCAGTTCCGCTAAATAACGTTTGATAAGCTTCGACATACAACTTCTTATCCCCAAATGATGGCTGTAGTGGTTTATAACGTACCTGAGTACCATCAACATAAAGTGAAAGatgattgattttataattttgaaaattaaaaggatttttgtttCCGTTTCCGTTAAATGCAATATTGTCCACAAAtccaattattattctttttggcaTGTGACCGAGAATAATATTATCAAGCGTTTCAGAGTGAACGCTTGAGTGTAGAGACAAAGCTTTTACCTCGACACGTGTAATAGGATATTTTGCAGTACCATGCGATAGAGCTTTTGCATGCGCTAATAGAATACCGGAACTAATTTTTGCTCGACGCACAATTAGTGAGGCTTCCTCAATATTTATACTACAGCCATTTGTGCCATCCATAAGACAGAATAAATCTTTTGAGTGTACTAGTCGTAGTCTCAATTCCACACCATTGATAAGAAATTTGTCCTGGTTAAAAACATCACAGTGCAGGTGTCCAATAAGATCAATAGATTTACCAGCACTTAAATATTTTTGGCGAGCTTTTAATCCcacattttcatcgaaattatccATTTTCCAGGCGTGTCATTATAACAAAGAGAGGTAGTCAGATGACTATTTTTAGCAGCAGAACCATAGTTAAGTAGAGTTTCAATGTATGCCCGATAAGCATAGGAATTACTGGgtggagatacaactttttttattaaaatagacatCCACTTGATTAAATAACGAATGTAATAGATTGTTTACAGGACCAACTCTATCCAATTGTTCGGCATTTGCAGCAACCCTAGGTGGTGTTATTAATTTCACCCTGAGATTTAGAATTGTGTGAGCCAAATCAATGTATTCATCACCATGACCAGGGACGACAAATTCTATAGGCGAGTCAACGATAAGGGATGATACCGGTTTATAGTGTACCCATTGAGAGCTTTCTATCGAGGTTTGTGTAGGAGGTATCGAGAATAGATCTAACTCAGACATTAAGCACTCACAAGAATGAAAATGTAGAAAcgacattttaagaaatatattttgtctcgGATGCGAATTCTATACACTactaatttccaaatatatcatcAATAGAATGCTTCCGATTTTTATgctttatatacttttttgtattctttgtttttcttttattctttgtcGCTTTCTTTCTTTTCACCGTACCacgcttttttatttatttagaggctttcttttttttcttaataatggGGTTTCGGCTTACGACCTTAAGTGCACCACGATTAGAAATCAACTGAACCATTTGCTTACTCCGATTGTTCTTATAACCAGAACCATTCATAATATTCTCCATTTTATCAATAGCATGCCGTTTCAAATTTTCACCAGTTTCCCCAAAGcgatttataaatgaattttgagcGGAATATTAGCATCCAAATCATTCATAACATTCATGCCAGTTCTAAGAGCTTCTTTTCCGACAATTCGAGCTCCTTTAGTTAAGAAAGGAAGAACACGCCGAAATAGACCGCCAAGAAAGCTTCCAATACCGTGACCTTTTTGATATGATGCGCCAATATAAATCTGGGGAATCCCTCCACCACCAACTGCTTGTAAGGCGTAATATTCGGCGTATTGGCTCATTATTTCTTTCTTATATATATCTATTCAATACTTTTAAAGTGAAGTGTAGCTGTCAGCGTACCAAACTCGAATGGTATTGGCAAACTAACGTGGTCCCTTATATCAATTTCAATGGTAGGAAATCCTGTATGAAGAACTGGTATGTAATTGGGTGGTGAAAAATTACTGACTTGTGTTGTACCAAAACAGTAATCTCTTGTATCTAGAGAA includes:
- the LOC117181257 gene encoding uncharacterized protein F54H12.2-like translates to MDNFDENVGLKARQKYLSAGKSIDLIGHLHCDVFNQDKFLINGVELRLRLVHSKDLFCLMDGTNGCSINIEEASLIVRRAKISSGILLAHAKALSHGTAKYPITRVEVKALSLHSSVHSETLDNIILGHMPKRIIIGFVDNIAFNGNGNKNPFNFQNYKINHLSLYVDGTQVRYKPLQPSFGDKKLYVEAYQTLFSGTGIHFLNEGNNIDRENYPAGNCLFAFDLTPDLSANCYSHWNLVKHGSLRIEVRFEDALTSTINCLVYAEYDNVLEIDSSRQIIVDFSV